One genomic region from Thalassotalea sp. PS06 encodes:
- the rpsA gene encoding 30S ribosomal protein S1, whose translation MTENFAQLFEESLKEIETRPGSIIKGTVVAINKDNVLVDAGLKSESVISIDQFKNSSGEVEINVGDAVDVALDATDDGFGETILSREKAKRFEAWQFLEKAYEEKETVIGVINGKVKGGFTVEVSNIRAFLPGSLVDVRPVRDTAHLEGKDLEFKVIKLDQKRNNVVVSRRAVIESESSVERDQLLESLQEGQEVKGIVKNLTDYGAFVDLGGIDGLLHITDMAWKRVKHPSEIVNVGDEIPVKVLKFDRERTRVSLGMKQLGEDPWAAIANRFPEGSKLSGRVTNLTDYGCFVEIQEGVEGLVHVSEMDWTNKNIHPSKVVNLGDEVEVMVLEIDEERRRISLGLKQCIPNPWEEFAKNFNKGDKVSGKIKSITDFGIFIGLDGGIDGLVHLSDISWNGGEEVVREYKKGDEISAVVLQVDPERERISLGVKQTEDDPFNMYLTDNKKGAIVTGTVAEVDAKGAKVSLTEGVEGYIRVSDISRDRVEDASTELSVGDSVEAKFVGVDRKNRVISLSIKAKDQAEERSAMENLNQAEDTGLSAMAEAFKNAKG comes from the coding sequence ATGACTGAAAATTTTGCACAGCTTTTTGAAGAAAGCTTAAAAGAAATCGAAACTCGTCCTGGTTCCATCATCAAAGGTACCGTAGTTGCAATCAACAAAGACAACGTTCTAGTTGACGCTGGCCTGAAATCTGAGAGTGTTATCTCTATCGATCAGTTCAAGAACAGCTCAGGCGAAGTTGAAATCAACGTTGGCGATGCAGTTGACGTAGCTCTAGACGCTACAGATGACGGTTTCGGTGAAACTATCCTTTCTCGTGAAAAAGCGAAGCGCTTCGAAGCTTGGCAGTTCCTTGAAAAAGCTTACGAAGAAAAAGAAACTGTTATCGGTGTTATCAACGGTAAAGTTAAAGGCGGCTTCACTGTTGAAGTTAGCAACATTCGTGCGTTCTTACCAGGTTCACTAGTTGACGTACGTCCAGTACGCGACACTGCGCACCTTGAAGGTAAAGATCTAGAATTCAAAGTTATTAAGCTTGATCAGAAGCGTAATAACGTTGTTGTTTCTCGTCGTGCTGTTATCGAATCAGAAAGCAGCGTTGAACGTGATCAACTACTTGAGTCTCTACAGGAAGGCCAAGAAGTTAAAGGTATCGTTAAGAACCTTACTGACTACGGTGCGTTCGTTGATCTTGGCGGCATCGATGGTCTATTACACATCACTGATATGGCTTGGAAGCGTGTTAAGCACCCAAGTGAAATCGTTAACGTTGGTGATGAAATCCCAGTTAAAGTTCTTAAGTTCGACCGCGAGCGTACCCGTGTATCACTAGGTATGAAGCAGTTGGGTGAAGATCCATGGGCAGCTATTGCTAACCGCTTCCCAGAAGGTTCTAAACTTTCTGGTCGCGTAACGAACCTAACTGACTACGGTTGTTTTGTTGAAATCCAGGAAGGCGTTGAAGGTCTTGTTCACGTTTCTGAAATGGATTGGACTAACAAAAACATCCACCCATCTAAGGTTGTTAACCTAGGTGACGAAGTTGAAGTTATGGTTCTTGAAATTGACGAAGAGCGTCGTCGTATTTCTCTTGGTCTTAAGCAATGTATCCCGAACCCATGGGAAGAGTTCGCTAAGAACTTCAACAAGGGTGACAAAGTAAGTGGTAAGATCAAGTCAATCACTGACTTTGGTATCTTCATCGGTCTTGACGGTGGTATCGACGGTCTTGTTCACCTATCTGATATTTCTTGGAATGGCGGTGAAGAAGTTGTTCGTGAATACAAGAAAGGCGATGAGATCTCAGCTGTTGTCCTACAAGTTGATCCAGAGCGTGAGCGTATCTCTCTAGGCGTTAAGCAAACAGAAGACGATCCGTTCAATATGTATCTGACAGACAACAAAAAAGGTGCTATTGTTACTGGTACTGTAGCTGAAGTTGACGCTAAGGGTGCAAAGGTATCTCTTACTGAAGGCGTTGAAGGTTACATCCGTGTATCTGACATCTCTCGTGACCGCGTTGAAGATGCATCGACTGAATTATCAGTGGGTGACAGTGTTGAAGCTAAGTTCGTTGGTGTTGACCGTAAGAACCGCGTAATCAGCCTATCTATCAAAGCGAAAGACCAAGCTGAAGAACGTTCAGCGATGGAAAACTTGAACCAAGCAGAAGACACTGGTTTGAGCGCGATGGCAGAAGCATTCAAAAACGCTAAAGGCTAA
- the ihfB gene encoding integration host factor subunit beta, whose amino-acid sequence MTKSELIEKLIDKMDHLSAKDVEAATKEILEMMAETLEGGDRIEIRGFGSFSLHYRAPRVGRNPKTGESVDLTGKYVPHFKPGKELRERVNLSLA is encoded by the coding sequence ATGACCAAGTCAGAACTCATTGAAAAGTTAATTGATAAGATGGATCACTTGTCAGCTAAGGATGTAGAAGCAGCCACCAAGGAAATTCTGGAAATGATGGCGGAAACCCTGGAAGGTGGTGACCGTATTGAAATTCGCGGATTTGGTAGTTTTTCACTACATTATCGCGCACCTCGGGTTGGACGCAATCCCAAAACTGGGGAATCTGTTGACCTAACAGGGAAATATGTTCCGCATTTTAAACCGGGTAAAGAGTTAAGAGAAAGAGTAAATCTTTCATTAGCTTAA
- a CDS encoding lipopolysaccharide assembly protein LapA domain-containing protein has translation MKLFISVVFLFILLAVAFVFGSQNEQLIELNYIVAKTEISVSQAVSLFTFIGFLIGFVMSSLFSLTRRFKRRKSD, from the coding sequence TTGAAATTATTTATTTCGGTTGTATTTCTTTTTATACTGCTCGCCGTCGCGTTTGTCTTCGGTAGTCAAAACGAACAATTGATAGAACTAAATTACATAGTCGCTAAAACGGAAATTAGCGTATCACAAGCGGTGAGCCTGTTTACTTTTATCGGTTTTTTGATTGGTTTTGTTATGTCGAGCTTATTTTCGTTAACGCGTCGCTTTAAACGCAGAAAATCTGATTAA
- the lapB gene encoding lipopolysaccharide assembly protein LapB, whose amino-acid sequence MFELLFLLLPVAVGYGWFMGRNSIKQKDHNAKESLSIKYSTGLNYLLSNQQDKAIDYLLEALKHEDDTVEAHFAMANLFRRRGELDRALKVHEYLVRQPMLSDQEKQQAAFELGRDFHSAGLFDRAEKMFLKLTKTPTYGNKSLSYLLQIYLSTKDWKKGIKLEKVIRKSKDKKLNHSLANFYCELAELAMQDDEYIKELELLEHALVLNPNSSRAKVTMAKVYENSEQYNEACRCYQEIFLQDQEFFPDVIDKMRACYMNSDHQDEFYPFIKEVFEKTGSSTALITYLEYLQQQHSPEKAVEYLLSALHRRPTIRGFKHFVKMQINEDNPQTQQESLDVIKELVTAYLKLRPRYSCRNCGFNSTVHYWSCPSCHDWEQIKPVRGLEGE is encoded by the coding sequence ATGTTTGAACTGTTATTTTTATTACTCCCTGTCGCCGTAGGATACGGCTGGTTTATGGGAAGAAATAGCATCAAACAAAAAGATCATAACGCCAAAGAATCCCTCTCTATAAAATATTCAACCGGTTTGAACTACCTGCTTTCCAATCAGCAGGATAAAGCCATCGATTACCTACTTGAAGCGTTAAAGCACGAAGACGATACCGTTGAGGCACACTTCGCCATGGCAAATCTGTTTCGACGCCGTGGTGAGCTCGACAGAGCCCTTAAAGTACATGAATACCTGGTACGACAACCCATGCTTTCCGATCAAGAAAAACAGCAGGCAGCATTTGAATTGGGACGGGATTTTCATAGTGCCGGATTATTCGACCGGGCTGAGAAGATGTTTTTAAAGCTCACCAAAACCCCTACCTATGGCAATAAATCTTTGTCTTATTTATTGCAAATTTATCTGTCGACCAAAGATTGGAAAAAGGGCATAAAGCTCGAGAAAGTGATTCGTAAATCCAAAGATAAAAAACTCAATCATTCTTTAGCGAACTTTTATTGTGAACTTGCGGAATTGGCGATGCAGGACGATGAATATATTAAAGAGTTAGAATTGCTTGAACACGCTTTAGTATTGAATCCAAATTCCAGCCGGGCCAAGGTAACAATGGCAAAGGTTTATGAAAACTCAGAGCAATACAATGAGGCGTGTCGCTGTTATCAGGAAATATTTTTACAGGATCAGGAGTTTTTTCCTGATGTAATTGATAAAATGCGCGCCTGTTATATGAACAGTGATCATCAGGACGAGTTTTACCCGTTCATTAAAGAGGTTTTTGAGAAAACCGGTAGCAGTACGGCATTGATAACCTACCTGGAATATCTGCAGCAACAGCATTCACCAGAGAAAGCTGTCGAGTACTTATTATCGGCTTTGCATCGTCGGCCAACTATCCGCGGCTTTAAGCATTTTGTAAAAATGCAAATCAACGAGGACAACCCGCAGACACAGCAAGAATCTCTGGATGTGATAAAAGAGTTGGTCACCGCATATTTGAAGTTACGGCCCAGATACAGTTGTCGTAATTGTGGTTTTAATAGTACGGTCCATTACTGGTCCTGCCCGTCATGCCATGATTGGGAACAAATCAAACCGGTCAGAGGTTTGGAAGGAGAATAA